Below is a genomic region from Neovison vison isolate M4711 chromosome 9, ASM_NN_V1, whole genome shotgun sequence.
AGTGTGTAGAACCTAAATTGCTCACAGAGAGAAAATCCATCTTTCACAGCCTCATGTTAAATGTGGCCTGATGCCACTGTGCCCTCCAGACATCAACCGTTTGGCCACGAAGGCACCAAGCTCAACTACTGTCCTGGCAGAAGGACCGAGGCTCATGGAGGGGGaaggaccccctcccccaggcctggggCAATGGAACCAGAGGAACCCCAtggggccccagggaggggggaggggctgtgggtCTGAGGTGCTACGGAGGTGAACGTGGAGGGACTCGGGAGTCCCCGCTGAGCTGGAAGTGTCAGTGACGTGGAGAGTAGTGTAATGCACTCTGGGTACAGAAGTCAGACATTCGCGGTACCAGACACAGCAAACCGGGAGGGCGGGTCTTCCGCGTACATTCACGAGCACGCCTAAGCCACACGCTTCCCTATGGCTTCCCCCGAACCCCACGTCCGTGAAACCTGTGACTCCAGCCCCACTCCTGGTTTCCAAACAGCAAAGCCAAGTTCGTGGTCTTGGCCGTTCGAATACATGAACATGGGACAGTACAGGGAGGGCTAATAAAAACCTTAGGCTACTGAAGGTACCACTGAGATGAGCTAGTTTACAGTGTGATTTGAGGAACAAAAAGGgcaactgaaaaaaacaaaaaaacaaaaccaaaaaaacctccaaaacatAAGTTACAGACATTCAGTGCCTCCAAGCAGAGTCTAAAATCAaatttggggcgggggggggaggtaaAAACTGCtaaaatattagggaaaaaaaattgagtgGAGACAGTAtctatacttctttaaaaaatgtctttttttttttttctatcttatattaaaaagcaaaaagtcaGTTTTATATTCTTAAACTCTCCTTTCCTGATTTGGGGAGATAGGTGTGTTTCTAAGGCGGCTGCCCCGGGACCCACCCCCCAAAACGGGGAGGAAGCTCGGCGGCAGCAGCTCAATGCCCTGAAGGTGAACGAGAACACAGTCCAGTGCAGACACTGTCCGTCTGATGCGGTTTGGAGAATCCATGGCAGagcagccggggtggggggtggggaagcggTGTGGTTaggagggctggagggaggggaagaggagagggggaggggggaagccatGGGGGCAAGGACAGAGAACGTCAAGTCACTTCAGATCTCAGCTGCCTGAACATTTTACGACATCAGCCTTCTACCAATCTGCACACCTGAAAACGGAGTCTTTGCAGCCCCCTCACTGAGAAAAGGAGGTGAAGCATCTTCCCTCTTTCCCACATAGCTTTCCTGACACACCCAGCTTAATGCACAGGCGCCCGCGAGCAGGCATGTGTGCATGCAccagggttgtgtgtgtgtttgtgtgtgtgtgtgcacgcgtgcacgAGGCTGTGGGGGGCTGCGCAGGCGAgcacagcaccccctcccccgtgCTGCACACCCGCGGCCCACGCGCTTGGACGCGTGCGCACGCCACATGCACACGCACGCTGAAAAAGCACTTAAGTTTCCAGGGGGGCGTTTATAATGAGGTCCACAGTGTTTAGAacttaaattcctttttctttgcgacagtgttgtgtgtgtgtatgtggttttctttttcctaacgtttctcttctctttctcttgtcttcCTTGTCAGCGTCCCGAAGTCTTAAAGCATGTTGGATTTCAGAAACATGagtttgttcatgtcttccggACTGAGCAGCCGCCTCCTTTTGATCAGAAGTGCTTGCTCACACATATTTACACACCCGCTCCTGGCCCCCACGGCCGGAACCGCGAGCAGCCAGAAGGCCAGTTTGGCGAGTTTCGTGTGCTTTTGGGTCACGCATGACCAGTACTGAAAGAGATCGGGGGTGGCCTGGAAGAGGGGCTCCTGCAGGTAATCGTACACCTCGTTCTTCCCCAGCCGATCGTCCTCCTGAGCCACGGGGTGTTCGCCCGCGGCGGAGCGGGGCTTCTTGGCGGTGGGCTCAAAGTCGGCCTCCTCGGCCCAGGACTCCTTCACCTCGTTGATGAGCTCGCACACCTTGCCGATGATCTCCTCATGCTGGTAGGGCGGCACAGGCCTCAGCTTCTGCTGCGGGTCCAGGATCATGGCCACCTTGTGTGCCGGGTGCACCTTGAAGTTCTCCTTGAGGGCCTCCAGGAAGAGGTGGCACAGCTTGCTGACGGTGCCTGCATCGTTAGCCTTGGCCGTGAACAACTTCTCCAGCCGGACATAGGTGGGCAGCACTAGCTGCAGGGTGGGCTGGCTCTCGTTGCTCAGCTCGATGACCGCCTGCTTGACGGGCGTCAGGATGGCCGCCAGGTTGCTGAGCAGGTGCTTGTTGAGGCTCTGGATTAGGTTCATTTTCTTGGCGCGGCTGTAGAACTCGCAGATCTGCTCGTAGCGTTCATGTACCAGCAGCAGCGAGTCGGTGACCGAGTTCCAGCAGGGCGGCGGCGAGGTCTCCTCCAGCGAGCCGAAGGTCTCCTTGGCCAGGCCCGTGGAGCCCGCCAGGTCCTCGCACACGTTGAGCAGCTCGATGACCTCATGCATGCTGCGGGCCTGCAGCGTCCGCTTGCTCAGCACGCTCTGCACCACCGAGTTCAAGGCACAGGCTGAGCAGCGAAGGCACATGCCGGCCTTGGAGAAGGCTGACGCGCTCACCCGGCAGTCCGTCACGTACACCGTCCTGATCTCCGACATCACGAACTCTGACAGCACATTCTGCACCCAGTGGTGCACCAGGTCGCCGCTGTCGCGGATGTCCGCGCCCTTGACGCCCAGCACGTAGCTCTTGATGTGGTTGCCCTCAGCCTGGTAGGCCGTGAGGATGTAGCACGAGTCGGGGCCAACGCTCTGTGAGTGGCAGGTGACGCCGATGCCCAGGCAGGCGTTGCTGCCCAGGGCGCACGTCACCTTCACCTTCACCTGGTTGTACATGCGCGGCAGGTGCTTCAGCGCCAACGTGTTGAAGTTGCCCAGGATCTCCGTGACCGAGAAGGCCCCATAGCGGGCGCCGCTGTCCACCAGCGTCTGGGCCAGCTTCAGGAACTCCTTCCCGCTCACCACGCTCAGGGCACCCAGGTCGGCGCACATGACCCGCAGTAGCCGCTCTGCGATGTTCTGCCGCTCCTTCTCGGGGATCATGCTGTTGGGTGTCAGGCCACTGGTTATGGCTGGCGGAGGACACAAAGAGAGATGTCATTAAACCTGGCAGCTGAGGTCCCTCTGTCTGGCGGCAGCCTAGTGCTCAAGCACCTAGTATTAGGAACTGTGAGGAGATTTCACATTGCACACCGTGAGCCTTAGAGGAGTAACGTTCTGGGATTGACTAGTAATGCCTGCCATGAGCACAGGAAGAGAATACAGTGGGACGCGTGCAACATACTTGCACGCGTCATTCACCTAGCCTCTTGAAGCCAACTAGTCTAACTTCTTCAATATAGGAATTGCCCCTAAGAAAGggatctctaaaataaatgaggcCACAGAATCAGCAGGAAAGCGCAGCCTACAGAATTTGCAGACAGTGGATTCCAGTTGTGACTCTATGACTAAATACATGCGCTCTGACCACAAAAAGGTCACCTCCTCTCCGAAGGCTTCCTTCTGCCTGTGCAGTGAGATCAGAATTTCCACGGGTGAGGTCTTAGGTGTGTAAGAGCTTCAGACATGGTCTCGCACCATCGTGAGAGGCACAGGTGGTgggatgggggagcagagggcagtGACCAGAGCCAGGGCTAGAGGTGCACAAGGAGGACCTCTGCGAGCCCCCAGGCTCTGGCCTGGGAGAGACCTACTGTTGTTGGCGCTATTCCTCTGGGCCTGGGGTTTCCACTTCTCTTCTACAACAGCAGGCGGCGATCGGGACTGGTTGGAGGCAATGTTGTTCTCGTTGTCCGCTGCGGGCAAAAAGGGGACAGCATGTGACCCTGAGGTGCAAGAGGCCTGCCTACTCACAAGATGAGAATGACAGCAGGGCTGGAGAAGTCCATACAAGACTTCTAGGATGCAGACCTGGGTCCCAACCCTGGCTCCCGCTCAACCTCCGATGCTTGCAAAGCCTCAATTCTGTCACTTGGAAGAAGGAAGATGAGCACGTGGGTGGGACACATGGGCTGGAAGGACTAACAAGAGAGAATGCAGGGAGAGACCAGAGCACGGGGCCAGGTGCAGAGTAACTGCCCAGTGGGTAGGATCTGCTGACCCAACTCGACCCGAGAGgactcacacccacacacaacCCCATGTTCTAGCTCAGAAATGGGCGAGGGGGGCCAGGTACAGCAAGGGGCCTAAGGGACCTCACATTCTCTCACTTCTTTCAAGTGTGCTTTCTCATCTTTTCAGTTTATTgactaaatatttaattaaaggaACAAAACCCAACCAAAGCCCTATAGGATACTAAGTTCTCAACCCCTTTCCCTGTCCGAGGTGGAAAATGACGCCCAGAGACAGGAAAGGATCTGCCCCAGAtcacaccaaaaaaaccaaaggCAGGCCTGGGACAGACATCCAAGGTCCCTGATTCCTAATGCCTGCTCCATCATGTCCCTAACTTCTGTTTACTTGTGCATACGCAACTGAATCAAAATGGTACATGCTGGGcaccctgggggctcagtggattgagactcagactcttgatttcggctcaggtcatgatctcaagatcatgaaactgagccccatgtcgggctccatgctgggcatggtgcctgtttaagattctctacctcccctgccctctgcccctccccacccccacatagTCTCTCTCTTGCtaatagacagacagacaaaatggCACATGTCTATTTTCCTCCCTTCACTGCGACTCCTTGCCATTTTTATAGAATCATTTCTGAGCAGAAGCGGTCTAAGTACTGTGCTTGTCATTACAAATGACCACATGGTCTTCCGTTGTAGGATCCCCCATGGGTTACTGAACCACACACCAAGTACCTAATTTCTGGGCTGTTTCCAATAGGTACCTACTATTTCTGCTATTAACCTACTTGCCTAATATTCTACTATCATTTCTCTGTgcttttgttgtggtggtgggtTTCTTTCCCTGAGACATCATCTTACAGGCAGAATCACAAATGCAAGGAGATGAACAGGCCAATGACACTGGCTCAGGGTTGCCAGCATCTTCCATTATTCTCTGTTCAAGGCTTGAGGCCCTGGAAGCCAAGGCCACAATTTTCATAGCAAGGGAAGAGGCTTCTCCAGTATCTACATGTTCAGTCCTGCAAGGGTAACTAAGAAActccaggaaaaaacaaaaccaaaaacatcctccccaaaacacaacaaaaaaagaaactccagGATATCCACTCAAAGGAACATATTCTAATCCCTAAAAAAGGTGGCTGCACAGATTGTGATAACAAGAGAAAAGGCATAATGAAATGATTTCATCACAATTTATAcgtattatttatatttgtattttggaCTTGAAAGTCAATAACAAATAAATCCATGCACCAAAAATAGGCCGGGGGTGGTCGGGTTGGGCAGGGGACCGGGGACTTTCACTTCCACCCATGAAGCATGACCTGCCGCAGGAATGGCTCTTTCAGTTGGAAATAGTGAACCACAATTCCGCTGCTTTCGGACAGATAACCCAGGTTCTGATCCCAGAAAAGGGTGAAAAAATGTGGTGAGTAACACTACTGGCCCAGCTGGCCTGAAAGCAGTTCGCAGGCGGCAGCACGGGAAAAGGGAATGGGAACAGAGCCCAGAGGTCTTGCTGATTTGAAGAGGCAGAAGCTGATGTTTAGGGAGGCCCAAGGGAGCTAATATTTACAGGGAAGTACCAGAGAGGAGGGAGTTATGTGAAGAAAGCACATGCTGGAGACCTTCAGTAGGGTTCCCTGGAGTCTGCTCAATACTCATCTGCCCAAGTACAGGGTCAAATTCCACAAGACTGGGTAAAGAATCACTAGAAAGCACCAagtggaggggacagggaggaaaTTATTTGTATTCCCTcaaacagaaaggaaaaccaCGATGTGTAAGGGATTGGGTAGGGTCCCCTCATTATGGGGCAAAATTAATAACAGATTAAGGGCTGCACTAGACTTGCCctaatacctttatttttttcttccttaagattttatttatttgagatagggaatgagtggtgggggtggtggggagggtgtagagggagagggagaagcagctgccctgctgagcagagag
It encodes:
- the ZNF618 gene encoding zinc finger protein 618 isoform X6; the encoded protein is MNQPGGAAAPQADGASAAGRKSTASRERLKRSQKSTKVEGPEPAPAEASLSAEQGTMTEVKVKTELPDDYIQEVIWQGEAKEEKKAVGKDGTGDVPAEICVVIGGVRNQQTLGSYECGICGKKYKYYNCFQTHVRAHRDTEATSGEGASQGNNFRYTCDICGKKYKYYSCFQEHRDLHAVDVFSVEGAPENRADPFEQGVVATDEVKEEPPEPFQKIGPMNNITSEIFKKKEVRQCQKRETGNYTCEFCGKQYKYYTPYQEHVALHAPIKSAFSRRVEGKAQNHFEETNSSSQNSSEPYTCGACGIQFQFYNNLLEHMQSHAADNENNIASNQSRSPPAVVEEKWKPQAQRNSANNTITSGLTPNSMIPEKERQNIAERLLRVMCADLGALSVVSGKEFLKLAQTLVDSGARYGAFSVTEILGNFNTLALKHLPRMYNQVKVKVTCALGSNACLGIGVTCHSQSVGPDSCYILTAYQAEGNHIKSYVLGVKGADIRDSGDLVHHWVQNVLSEFVMSEIRTVYVTDCRVSASAFSKAGMCLRCSACALNSVVQSVLSKRTLQARSMHEVIELLNVCEDLAGSTGLAKETFGSLEETSPPPCWNSVTDSLLLVHERYEQICEFYSRAKKMNLIQSLNKHLLSNLAAILTPVKQAVIELSNESQPTLQLVLPTYVRLEKLFTAKANDAGTVSKLCHLFLEALKENFKVHPAHKVAMILDPQQKLRPVPPYQHEEIIGKVCELINEVKESWAEEADFEPTAKKPRSAAGEHPVAQEDDRLGKNEVYDYLQEPLFQATPDLFQYWSCVTQKHTKLAKLAFWLLAVPAVGARSGCVNMCEQALLIKRRRLLSPEDMNKLMFLKSNML
- the ZNF618 gene encoding zinc finger protein 618 isoform X4, which codes for MNQPGGAAAPQADGASAAGRKSTASRERLKRSQKSTKVEGPEPAPAEASLSAEQGTMTEVKVKTELPDDYIQEVIWQGEAKEEKKAVGKDGTGDVPAEICVVIGGVRNQQTLGSYECGICGKKYKYYNCFQTHVRAHRDTEATSGEGASQGNNFRYTCDICGKKYKYYSCFQEHRDLHAVDVFSVEGAPENRADPFEQGVVATDEVKEEPPEPFQKIGPKTGNYTCEFCGKQYKYYTPYQEHVALHAPISTAPGWEPPDDPDTGSECSHPEVSPSPRFVAAKTQTNQSGKKAPASVVRCGTLLHRTPPATQTQTFRTPNSGSPASKATAAESAFSRRVEGKAQNHFEETNSSSQNSSEPYTCGACGIQFQFYNNLLEHMQSHAADNENNIASNQSRSPPAVVEEKWKPQAQRNSANNTITSGLTPNSMIPEKERQNIAERLLRVMCADLGALSVVSGKEFLKLAQTLVDSGARYGAFSVTEILGNFNTLALKHLPRMYNQVKVKVTCALGSNACLGIGVTCHSQSVGPDSCYILTAYQAEGNHIKSYVLGVKGADIRDSGDLVHHWVQNVLSEFVMSEIRTVYVTDCRVSASAFSKAGMCLRCSACALNSVVQSVLSKRTLQARSMHEVIELLNVCEDLAGSTGLAKETFGSLEETSPPPCWNSVTDSLLLVHERYEQICEFYSRAKKMNLIQSLNKHLLSNLAAILTPVKQAVIELSNESQPTLQLVLPTYVRLEKLFTAKANDAGTVSKLCHLFLEALKENFKVHPAHKVAMILDPQQKLRPVPPYQHEEIIGKVCELINEVKESWAEEADFEPTAKKPRSAAGEHPVAQEDDRLGKNEVYDYLQEPLFQATPDLFQYWSCVTQKHTKLAKLAFWLLAVPAVGARSGCVNMCEQALLIKRRRLLSPEDMNKLMFLKSNML
- the ZNF618 gene encoding zinc finger protein 618 isoform X5; its protein translation is MNQPGGAAAPQADGASAAGRKSTASRERLKRSQKSTKVEGPEPAPAEASLSAEQGTMTEVKVKTELPDDYIQEVIWQGEAKEEKKAVGKDGTGDVPAEICVVIGGVRNQQTLGSYECGICGKKYKYYNCFQTHVRAHRDTEATSGEGASQGNNFRYTCDICGKKYKYYSCFQEHRDLHAVDVFSVEGAPENRADPFEQGVVATDEVKEEPPEPFQKIGPKTGNYTCEFCGKQYKYYTPYQEHVALHAPISTAPGWEPPDDPDTGSECSHPEVSPSPRFVAAKTQTNQSGKKAPASVVRCGTLLHRTPPATQTQTFRTPNSGSPASKATAESAFSRRVEGKAQNHFEETNSSSQNSSEPYTCGACGIQFQFYNNLLEHMQSHAADNENNIASNQSRSPPAVVEEKWKPQAQRNSANNTITSGLTPNSMIPEKERQNIAERLLRVMCADLGALSVVSGKEFLKLAQTLVDSGARYGAFSVTEILGNFNTLALKHLPRMYNQVKVKVTCALGSNACLGIGVTCHSQSVGPDSCYILTAYQAEGNHIKSYVLGVKGADIRDSGDLVHHWVQNVLSEFVMSEIRTVYVTDCRVSASAFSKAGMCLRCSACALNSVVQSVLSKRTLQARSMHEVIELLNVCEDLAGSTGLAKETFGSLEETSPPPCWNSVTDSLLLVHERYEQICEFYSRAKKMNLIQSLNKHLLSNLAAILTPVKQAVIELSNESQPTLQLVLPTYVRLEKLFTAKANDAGTVSKLCHLFLEALKENFKVHPAHKVAMILDPQQKLRPVPPYQHEEIIGKVCELINEVKESWAEEADFEPTAKKPRSAAGEHPVAQEDDRLGKNEVYDYLQEPLFQATPDLFQYWSCVTQKHTKLAKLAFWLLAVPAVGARSGCVNMCEQALLIKRRRLLSPEDMNKLMFLKSNML
- the ZNF618 gene encoding zinc finger protein 618 isoform X2, encoding MNQPGGAAAPQADGASAAGRKSTASRERLKRSQKSTKVEGPEPAPAEASLSAEQGTMTEVKVKTELPDDYIQEVIWQGEAKEEKKAVGKDGTGDVPAEICVVIGGVRNQQTLDGKTFEGSPHGGSVRSRYSGTWIFDQALRYTSGSYECGICGKKYKYYNCFQTHVRAHRDTEATSGEGASQGNNFRYTCDICGKKYKYYSCFQEHRDLHAVDVFSVEGAPENRADPFEQGVVATDEVKEEPPEPFQKIGPKTGNYTCEFCGKQYKYYTPYQEHVALHAPISTAPGWEPPDDPDTGSECSHPEVSPSPRFVAAKTQTNQSGKKAPASVVRCGTLLHRTPPATQTQTFRTPNSGSPASKATAAESAFSRRVEGKAQNHFEETNSSSQNSSETASPLISNTFPLLQKPYTCGACGIQFQFYNNLLEHMQSHAADNENNIASNQSRSPPAVVEEKWKPQAQRNSANNTITSGLTPNSMIPEKERQNIAERLLRVMCADLGALSVVSGKEFLKLAQTLVDSGARYGAFSVTEILGNFNTLALKHLPRMYNQVKVKVTCALGSNACLGIGVTCHSQSVGPDSCYILTAYQAEGNHIKSYVLGVKGADIRDSGDLVHHWVQNVLSEFVMSEIRTVYVTDCRVSASAFSKAGMCLRCSACALNSVVQSVLSKRTLQARSMHEVIELLNVCEDLAGSTGLAKETFGSLEETSPPPCWNSVTDSLLLVHERYEQICEFYSRAKKMNLIQSLNKHLLSNLAAILTPVKQAVIELSNESQPTLQLVLPTYVRLEKLFTAKANDAGTVSKLCHLFLEALKENFKVHPAHKVAMILDPQQKLRPVPPYQHEEIIGKVCELINEVKESWAEEADFEPTAKKPRSAAGEHPVAQEDDRLGKNEVYDYLQEPLFQATPDLFQYWSCVTQKHTKLAKLAFWLLAVPAVGARSGCVNMCEQALLIKRRRLLSPEDMNKLMFLKSNML
- the ZNF618 gene encoding zinc finger protein 618 isoform X1, which codes for MNQPGGAAAPQADGASAAGRKSTASRERLKRSQKSTKVEGPEPAPAEASLSAEQGTMTEVKVKTELPDDYIQEVIWQGEAKEEKKAVGKDGTGDVPAEICVVIGGVRNQQTLDGKTFEGSPHGGSVRSRYSGTWIFDQALRYTSGSYECGICGKKYKYYNCFQTHVRAHRDTEATSGEGASQGNNFRYTCDICGKKYKYYSCFQEHRDLHAVDVFSVEGAPENRADPFEQGVVATDEVKEEPPEPFQKIGPMNNITSEIFKKKEVRQCQKRETGNYTCEFCGKQYKYYTPYQEHVALHAPISTAPGWEPPDDPDTGSECSHPEVSPSPRFVAAKTQTNQSGKKAPASVVRCGTLLHRTPPATQTQTFRTPNSGSPASKATAAESAFSRRVEGKAQNHFEETNSSSQNSSETASPLISNTFPLLQKPYTCGACGIQFQFYNNLLEHMQSHAADNENNIASNQSRSPPAVVEEKWKPQAQRNSANNTITSGLTPNSMIPEKERQNIAERLLRVMCADLGALSVVSGKEFLKLAQTLVDSGARYGAFSVTEILGNFNTLALKHLPRMYNQVKVKVTCALGSNACLGIGVTCHSQSVGPDSCYILTAYQAEGNHIKSYVLGVKGADIRDSGDLVHHWVQNVLSEFVMSEIRTVYVTDCRVSASAFSKAGMCLRCSACALNSVVQSVLSKRTLQARSMHEVIELLNVCEDLAGSTGLAKETFGSLEETSPPPCWNSVTDSLLLVHERYEQICEFYSRAKKMNLIQSLNKHLLSNLAAILTPVKQAVIELSNESQPTLQLVLPTYVRLEKLFTAKANDAGTVSKLCHLFLEALKENFKVHPAHKVAMILDPQQKLRPVPPYQHEEIIGKVCELINEVKESWAEEADFEPTAKKPRSAAGEHPVAQEDDRLGKNEVYDYLQEPLFQATPDLFQYWSCVTQKHTKLAKLAFWLLAVPAVGARSGCVNMCEQALLIKRRRLLSPEDMNKLMFLKSNML
- the ZNF618 gene encoding zinc finger protein 618 isoform X3, coding for MNQPGGAAAPQADGASAAGRKSTASRERLKRSQKSTKVEGPEPAPAEASLSAEQGTMTEVKVKTELPDDYIQEVIWQGEAKEEKKAVGKDGTGDVPAEICVVIGGVRNQQTLDGKTFEGSPHGGSVRSRYSGTWIFDQALRYTSGSYECGICGKKYKYYNCFQTHVRAHRDTEATSGEGASQGNNFRYTCDICGKKYKYYSCFQEHRDLHAVDVFSVEGAPENRADPFEQGVVATDEVKEEPPEPFQKIGPKTGNYTCEFCGKQYKYYTPYQEHVALHAPISTAPGWEPPDDPDTGSECSHPEVSPSPRFVAAKTQTNQSGKKAPASVVRCGTLLHRTPPATQTQTFRTPNSGSPASKATAAESAFSRRVEGKAQNHFEETNSSSQNSSEPYTCGACGIQFQFYNNLLEHMQSHAADNENNIASNQSRSPPAVVEEKWKPQAQRNSANNTITSGLTPNSMIPEKERQNIAERLLRVMCADLGALSVVSGKEFLKLAQTLVDSGARYGAFSVTEILGNFNTLALKHLPRMYNQVKVKVTCALGSNACLGIGVTCHSQSVGPDSCYILTAYQAEGNHIKSYVLGVKGADIRDSGDLVHHWVQNVLSEFVMSEIRTVYVTDCRVSASAFSKAGMCLRCSACALNSVVQSVLSKRTLQARSMHEVIELLNVCEDLAGSTGLAKETFGSLEETSPPPCWNSVTDSLLLVHERYEQICEFYSRAKKMNLIQSLNKHLLSNLAAILTPVKQAVIELSNESQPTLQLVLPTYVRLEKLFTAKANDAGTVSKLCHLFLEALKENFKVHPAHKVAMILDPQQKLRPVPPYQHEEIIGKVCELINEVKESWAEEADFEPTAKKPRSAAGEHPVAQEDDRLGKNEVYDYLQEPLFQATPDLFQYWSCVTQKHTKLAKLAFWLLAVPAVGARSGCVNMCEQALLIKRRRLLSPEDMNKLMFLKSNML